From one Shewanella sp. GD04112 genomic stretch:
- a CDS encoding DUF3634 family protein has protein sequence MTATILKLVFIAIGLFLVYKLIFAGKKGLTIFEMHFKDGRMTQHKGKIPERFERECRQLAKAEKLTCTIRAEKNSGVRLHISANVNDNLQQRIRNQFPFEYYDKKAVDNSRQAG, from the coding sequence ATGACAGCCACTATTTTAAAGCTCGTTTTTATCGCGATTGGTTTGTTTCTGGTTTATAAGCTGATCTTTGCTGGTAAGAAGGGACTGACTATTTTTGAAATGCATTTTAAAGATGGCCGCATGACTCAACATAAAGGCAAAATCCCCGAGCGTTTCGAGCGCGAATGCCGCCAGCTGGCCAAAGCGGAAAAGCTGACTTGCACTATTAGAGCAGAAAAAAACTCCGGCGTGCGTCTGCATATTTCAGCCAATGTGAATGACAACCTACAGCAGCGGATCCGTAACCAATTTCCCTTCGAGTATTACGACAAAAAGGCGGTCGACAATAGTCGCCAAGCGGGTTAA
- the mutY gene encoding A/G-specific adenine glycosylase: protein MKSTASFATRIVNWYDTHGRKTLPWQQDKTPYRVWVSEIMLQQTQVATVIPYYQRFMARFPDVLALANAPDDEVLHHWTGLGYYARARNLHKAAKMVRDLYQGQFPTDFEQVLALPGIGRSTAGAVLSLSLGQHHPILDGNVKRVLARHGAIAGWPGQKPVEEQLWQLTEQLTPEQDIQKYNQAMMDIGASICTRSKPNCAACPVAIDCKAQLMGRQTEFPGKKPKKTIPEKAAWMLVLLKDNQVFLAKRPPAGIWGGLWCFPEFSTQAALNAELEAQGYHAAQLEPLIGFRHTFSHFHLDIQPMLLNLDSQANGYDKQTLGMQSVGAVMEQNQSLWYNINQPSKVGLASATERVLANLGSLVAIASNLDSQ from the coding sequence ATGAAATCTACAGCCTCCTTTGCTACACGTATCGTTAATTGGTACGACACCCACGGTCGTAAAACCCTCCCTTGGCAGCAAGATAAAACCCCATATCGCGTATGGGTTTCAGAGATTATGTTGCAACAAACTCAGGTAGCGACTGTAATCCCCTATTACCAGCGTTTTATGGCACGTTTCCCCGATGTGTTAGCCCTCGCTAACGCGCCGGATGATGAAGTACTGCATCATTGGACTGGGCTTGGTTATTACGCCAGAGCTCGCAATCTACATAAAGCCGCTAAGATGGTTCGCGATCTGTATCAGGGGCAATTTCCAACAGACTTTGAGCAAGTGTTAGCGCTGCCAGGTATTGGCCGCTCGACAGCAGGTGCAGTGTTATCCCTATCACTTGGGCAACATCATCCGATCCTTGATGGCAATGTTAAGCGCGTATTAGCAAGACATGGCGCGATTGCGGGCTGGCCCGGTCAAAAACCTGTGGAAGAACAACTCTGGCAATTAACCGAGCAGTTAACGCCAGAGCAGGATATTCAAAAATATAACCAAGCCATGATGGATATTGGTGCCAGTATTTGTACTCGCAGCAAACCCAATTGTGCCGCTTGCCCAGTGGCTATTGATTGCAAAGCTCAATTAATGGGAAGACAAACTGAGTTCCCCGGTAAAAAGCCTAAGAAAACTATCCCAGAGAAAGCCGCTTGGATGTTGGTTTTACTCAAAGATAACCAAGTCTTCTTGGCTAAGCGCCCTCCTGCCGGCATTTGGGGCGGACTCTGGTGCTTCCCCGAATTTAGTACTCAAGCCGCACTCAATGCAGAGCTTGAGGCCCAGGGTTATCACGCCGCACAACTCGAACCATTAATCGGTTTTAGGCATACCTTTAGCCATTTCCATTTAGATATTCAGCCCATGCTACTGAATTTAGATAGCCAAGCAAATGGCTACGACAAGCAAACCTTGGGTATGCAGAGCGTGGGCGCAGTCATGGAACAAAACCAGTCTCTCTGGTATAACATCAATCAACCTTCCAAAGTGGGACTCGCCTCCGCAACCGAGCGCGTGTTGGCCAACTTGGGATCACTCGTAGCTATTGCTAGCAACCTCGACAGTCAGTAA
- a CDS encoding cyclopropane-fatty-acyl-phospholipid synthase family protein — protein sequence MENTASQSSVITAKLPDSLARKLLLKALENLPHGCLTLVEGDKSYRFGEHHSDLHATLVVKHPSFYRQAMFSGSIGAGESYIQGHWTSPDLTKVVQLFARNLPLLDKIEAKFGWLTGSVNRMKHLLNRNSQQGSKRNILAHYDLGNALYEQFLDREMLYSSALYPDSAASLEQAQLHKLKTICERLDLQPGQTLLEIGTGWGALAIYAAKHYGVHVTTTTISDAQYAYAKARVEREGLSDSITLLTEDYRNLGGTYDRLVSIEMIEAVGHEYLPGFFKKLESLLKPHGRMLLQAITIADQRYDSYRKGVDFIQRYIFPGGCLPSVHQMVGHLAKRTDMQVWSIDDMGLDYAKTLRDWHNNFDRAIEQVQALGYGDDFIRMWKFYLSYCEGGFLERTTSTVHLVAVRPDYRLPNAVSGN from the coding sequence ATGGAAAACACTGCATCGCAATCTTCTGTTATTACGGCAAAATTGCCTGACAGTCTGGCCCGTAAGCTACTGCTCAAAGCATTAGAAAATCTCCCCCACGGCTGTTTAACCTTAGTGGAGGGCGACAAGAGCTATCGCTTTGGTGAGCATCACAGTGATTTACATGCCACCCTGGTGGTGAAGCATCCGAGCTTCTATCGCCAAGCGATGTTTTCGGGCTCCATTGGCGCCGGTGAAAGCTATATCCAAGGTCATTGGACTAGCCCGGATCTCACTAAGGTGGTGCAACTGTTTGCCCGCAATCTCCCCTTGCTCGATAAGATTGAGGCGAAATTCGGTTGGCTGACTGGATCGGTTAACCGTATGAAACATTTGCTGAATCGCAACTCACAGCAGGGTTCTAAACGTAATATCTTGGCCCATTACGACTTAGGTAATGCCTTGTATGAGCAGTTTTTAGATCGCGAAATGTTGTACTCCAGCGCTCTTTATCCCGATAGCGCAGCGAGTCTAGAGCAGGCGCAGCTGCATAAACTGAAAACCATTTGTGAGCGGCTCGACCTACAACCTGGGCAGACCTTACTCGAAATCGGAACGGGGTGGGGTGCCTTAGCCATTTACGCCGCCAAGCATTATGGCGTGCACGTGACGACCACAACGATTTCGGATGCGCAATATGCTTACGCGAAAGCGCGAGTCGAACGGGAAGGCTTAAGCGATAGCATCACCTTATTGACTGAGGATTACCGTAATCTCGGCGGCACCTACGACAGACTAGTGTCTATCGAGATGATTGAAGCCGTTGGCCATGAGTACCTGCCGGGGTTCTTTAAAAAGCTCGAGTCCTTACTCAAACCCCATGGCCGCATGTTATTGCAGGCTATCACTATCGCCGATCAACGTTACGACAGTTATCGCAAAGGTGTTGATTTTATTCAGCGATATATTTTCCCTGGCGGTTGCTTGCCTTCGGTTCACCAAATGGTTGGACACTTGGCCAAGCGCACCGATATGCAGGTGTGGTCGATTGATGATATGGGCCTCGATTATGCCAAGACGCTGAGGGACTGGCATAACAATTTCGACCGCGCCATTGAGCAAGTGCAAGCCCTTGGCTATGGCGACGATTTTATCCGCATGTGGAAGTTTTACTTAAGCTATTGCGAAGGAGGCTTTTTAGAGCGTACCACGAGCACAGTGCATTTGGTTGCGGTGCGCCCAGACTACCGTTTGCCGAATGCGGTGAGCGGTAACTAA
- a CDS encoding chalcone isomerase family protein produces MLHLSSILSVMLLKKRYLGALCGLMLPVAGYSATPAAIEKTMTSGLVEVGRGEMDWLWFNVYKAKLMTTTGKYQSGIYPQLLDIEYYRDIEANDLLEATADQWRHLGYTKDEIANWLQLLKGIWPNVVPGDHLSFKLIDAQRSQFFFNGQPLGVIEEPKLAEAFLAIWLSTNTSRPTLRAQLLGEKSCDC; encoded by the coding sequence ATGCTTCATCTTTCATCCATATTGTCAGTGATGTTGTTAAAAAAGCGATATCTCGGCGCCCTGTGTGGATTAATGCTGCCAGTCGCAGGATATAGCGCCACGCCAGCGGCCATCGAAAAGACTATGACCTCAGGGCTGGTTGAGGTTGGCCGAGGTGAGATGGATTGGCTCTGGTTTAATGTCTATAAAGCCAAGCTGATGACCACTACGGGGAAGTACCAGAGTGGGATTTATCCGCAGTTATTAGACATTGAATATTATCGTGATATTGAGGCGAATGATCTGTTAGAGGCGACGGCAGATCAGTGGCGACACTTAGGTTACACCAAGGATGAAATTGCCAATTGGCTGCAATTACTCAAGGGAATTTGGCCTAATGTTGTGCCTGGCGATCATTTAAGTTTCAAACTCATCGATGCGCAGCGCAGTCAGTTCTTTTTCAATGGTCAGCCGCTTGGCGTTATCGAAGAGCCTAAATTAGCCGAAGCATTTCTGGCGATTTGGTTATCGACCAATACCAGCAGGCCAACCTTAAGGGCGCAATTATTAGGAGAAAAATCATGCGATTGCTAA
- a CDS encoding YggN family protein — protein MKINTLLTGVALSGVILSASGLQSAQAKTEPQIDERCEVSLNYDVRVEPKKLVMSEKGAEKYRIEVDKLYVEGKQVTLTDKQKKLVSQYADEVSTQVPEVIELVNEAVALASQAVSMALTPLMGDAAGAKFDEMMAGVQKRVDTVAYKQGDSFYLGATEESMQNTFNDEFDKEMEQIVQNSIGTLMMNIGSQILAGDGESFEAKMDAFSQKMDRLGDDIEQQIESQSKGIEAKADRLCDRFENLLVLENQLRKEVPELAPYVLTQNTHHELRE, from the coding sequence ATGAAGATAAATACACTATTAACCGGAGTGGCATTATCGGGTGTTATTTTAAGCGCTTCTGGCTTGCAATCAGCACAAGCGAAAACCGAGCCGCAAATCGATGAGCGCTGTGAGGTTTCTCTTAACTATGATGTGAGAGTCGAACCGAAAAAATTAGTGATGAGCGAGAAGGGCGCTGAGAAGTATCGCATCGAGGTCGACAAGTTATACGTTGAAGGCAAGCAGGTAACCTTAACCGACAAACAGAAAAAGCTCGTGAGCCAGTATGCCGATGAGGTGTCGACTCAGGTTCCTGAGGTCATTGAATTAGTCAACGAAGCGGTTGCATTGGCCTCTCAAGCTGTGAGTATGGCCTTAACACCACTGATGGGCGATGCGGCAGGCGCTAAGTTTGATGAGATGATGGCGGGAGTGCAGAAGCGTGTTGATACCGTAGCCTACAAGCAGGGCGATAGTTTTTACCTTGGTGCGACTGAAGAGTCGATGCAAAACACCTTTAACGACGAATTTGATAAGGAAATGGAGCAAATCGTGCAAAACTCCATTGGCACTCTAATGATGAATATCGGCAGCCAAATCCTTGCGGGCGACGGTGAGTCCTTCGAAGCTAAGATGGACGCATTCTCACAAAAAATGGATAGATTAGGCGATGATATTGAGCAGCAAATTGAATCCCAATCTAAGGGGATTGAAGCGAAAGCCGACCGTTTATGTGACCGTTTTGAAAACCTGCTGGTGCTTGAGAATCAACTGCGTAAAGAAGTGCCAGAGTTAGCGCCCTATGTGTTGACTCAAAACACTCACCATGAATTACGTGAATAG
- the trmB gene encoding tRNA (guanosine(46)-N7)-methyltransferase TrmB, which produces MSEVTTAEFNEEGKYLRKIRSFVLREGRLTKGQAQAIETQWPTMGLDYSPTPLNLTEVFGREADTVLEIGFGMGASLVQMAQEAPEQNFIGIEVHKPGVGSCLSDAAAAGVTNLRVYHHDAMEVLEHAIADGSLARVQLFFPDPWHKKRHHKRRIVQAEFAELIRRKLKIGGVFHMATDWENYSEHMLEVMNAANGYKNQSADGTVVPRPDHRPLTKFEARGHRLGHGVWDLMFERIA; this is translated from the coding sequence ATGAGCGAAGTCACTACCGCTGAATTTAATGAAGAAGGCAAGTATCTGCGTAAGATCAGAAGCTTTGTCCTAAGAGAAGGTCGTTTGACTAAAGGTCAAGCGCAAGCCATTGAGACTCAGTGGCCAACAATGGGCTTAGATTACAGCCCAACACCATTAAACCTGACCGAAGTGTTTGGTCGCGAAGCCGATACCGTACTGGAAATTGGTTTCGGCATGGGCGCCTCTTTAGTACAAATGGCGCAAGAAGCTCCAGAGCAGAACTTTATCGGTATTGAAGTCCATAAGCCTGGCGTGGGTTCATGCTTAAGTGACGCTGCCGCTGCTGGGGTGACTAATCTTCGCGTGTATCACCATGATGCAATGGAAGTGTTAGAACATGCTATCGCCGATGGCAGTCTTGCTCGCGTGCAGTTGTTCTTCCCCGATCCTTGGCATAAAAAGCGCCACCACAAGCGCCGTATCGTGCAGGCCGAATTTGCTGAGCTTATCCGCCGCAAACTAAAGATTGGCGGCGTGTTCCATATGGCAACCGACTGGGAAAACTACAGCGAGCATATGCTGGAAGTGATGAATGCGGCCAATGGTTACAAAAACCAATCCGCCGATGGTACCGTGGTGCCGCGCCCAGATCATCGCCCACTGACTAAATTTGAAGCCCGCGGTCATCGCCTCGGCCATGGTGTGTGGGATCTGATGTTTGAGCGTATCGCTTAA
- a CDS encoding LysR family transcriptional regulator — protein MLELLEPIAIFTHVARAGSFSAAARRLGISKSKVSTQVADLEHRLGVQLIQRTTRSLSLTEAGHLLYLQGEELLRDAEQAIASVHNLNDATRGVLKVGISQSFGAMHIIPALPSFMAKHPELELQVSLLDHKVDVVSEGLDLLLTMSEQLPLGMVARPLMKCQFLLVASPDYIAKHGEPSRPEQLVDHNCLVYQGEWHEHSMWQFKKGDDYCEIGVSGNFRVDNAPALKSAAISGLGVVYLASYLMEDEIAKGTLVPLLRDWQLTHHLPLQAVYPRRKHLAPKVSAFIEFIKDHIGNPPYWDIPYAELFSERQ, from the coding sequence ATGTTAGAACTGTTAGAACCTATTGCGATTTTTACTCATGTGGCCAGAGCTGGTAGTTTTAGTGCCGCCGCAAGAAGGCTTGGGATCTCTAAATCTAAGGTCAGTACGCAGGTAGCCGATCTCGAACATAGACTCGGTGTTCAACTGATCCAGCGTACCACTCGAAGCTTAAGTCTGACTGAAGCTGGACATTTGTTATATCTGCAAGGTGAAGAGTTGCTTCGCGATGCCGAACAGGCCATTGCTAGCGTGCATAACTTAAACGATGCCACCCGCGGCGTGTTAAAGGTGGGGATTTCCCAGTCCTTTGGTGCTATGCATATTATTCCCGCGCTGCCATCATTTATGGCCAAACACCCTGAACTCGAGCTGCAAGTCAGCTTATTAGATCATAAGGTGGATGTAGTCAGCGAAGGTTTAGACCTATTGTTAACTATGTCTGAGCAGCTTCCCTTGGGTATGGTGGCGCGCCCTTTGATGAAGTGTCAGTTCCTACTCGTTGCCTCGCCTGATTATATTGCTAAACATGGTGAACCGTCGCGTCCAGAGCAATTAGTCGACCATAACTGCTTGGTGTATCAAGGTGAGTGGCATGAGCACAGCATGTGGCAGTTTAAAAAGGGCGATGATTACTGTGAGATAGGTGTCTCTGGTAACTTTAGAGTGGATAACGCTCCCGCTTTAAAATCAGCTGCGATCAGTGGCTTAGGGGTTGTCTATCTTGCCAGTTACTTGATGGAAGATGAAATCGCTAAGGGCACCTTAGTGCCGCTGCTGAGGGATTGGCAACTGACTCATCATTTACCGCTACAGGCCGTTTACCCACGCCGTAAACACTTAGCGCCTAAGGTGAGTGCTTTCATTGAGTTTATTAAAGACCACATTGGTAATCCGCCTTATTGGGACATTCCCTATGCGGAACTCTTCAGTGAACGTCAGTAA
- a CDS encoding oxidative damage protection protein yields the protein MARTVNCVYLNKEADGLDFQLYPGDLGKRIFDNVSKEAWGLWQKKQTMLINEKKLNMMNVDDRKFLEEQMTSFLFEGKDVEIEGFVPEKGQE from the coding sequence ATGGCGCGTACAGTCAATTGCGTATATTTAAACAAAGAAGCCGACGGCCTAGACTTTCAACTGTATCCAGGTGATTTAGGTAAACGTATTTTCGATAACGTCAGTAAAGAAGCTTGGGGCCTATGGCAGAAAAAGCAGACCATGCTGATCAACGAAAAGAAGCTCAACATGATGAATGTTGATGATCGTAAATTTTTGGAAGAACAAATGACCTCTTTCCTCTTCGAAGGTAAAGACGTGGAAATTGAAGGTTTTGTGCCTGAAAAGGGTCAGGAATAA
- a CDS encoding YceI family protein, producing the protein MKKQLLAALIGGSLLAPMAASAADYVIDREGAHASITFKVSHLGYSYVVGRFNDFSGDFSYDAKNPTAAKVNVKVNTLSVDSNHAERDKHIRSGDFLNTAKFAEATFVSTSVEDKGNGDMVITGNFTLNGVTKPLAIQAHAVGEGQDPWGGYRAGFTGTTTFAMKDYGIKMDLGPASANVELDLVVEGVRK; encoded by the coding sequence ATGAAAAAACAACTATTAGCTGCTTTGATTGGTGGGTCTTTACTGGCTCCAATGGCTGCATCTGCCGCCGATTATGTAATTGACCGCGAAGGTGCTCATGCATCTATTACCTTTAAAGTAAGTCACTTAGGTTATAGCTATGTCGTCGGTCGTTTTAACGATTTCAGCGGTGATTTCAGCTACGACGCTAAAAATCCAACGGCAGCTAAAGTGAATGTTAAAGTGAACACCTTAAGCGTTGACTCTAACCATGCCGAGCGTGATAAGCACATCCGTAGTGGCGATTTTTTGAATACTGCTAAATTTGCAGAAGCGACTTTCGTTTCGACCTCGGTTGAAGACAAAGGCAATGGCGATATGGTTATCACAGGTAACTTCACGCTAAACGGTGTGACTAAACCGTTGGCAATCCAAGCGCATGCTGTGGGCGAAGGTCAAGATCCTTGGGGCGGATACCGTGCAGGTTTTACCGGTACTACCACGTTTGCGATGAAAGATTACGGTATCAAGATGGATTTAGGCCCAGCGTCTGCCAATGTTGAGTTAGATTTAGTGGTAGAAGGCGTGCGTAAGTAA
- a CDS encoding DUF3833 domain-containing protein, which yields MRLLKLNWGKSVVLGLLMVSLLSSCSSVDVSDYQGTNPPLVLESFFNGPLKASGIVENFSGKVIRRFNVTMEASWQGTEGTIKEWFVYDDGETQTRIWRIKSQGEGQYTGRADDIIGTAEGKASGSALRWRYDMLLPVDGDEYQVHFDDWMYLVNDNTIINQSDIIKWGVTVAKVTLVIQKH from the coding sequence ATGCGATTGCTAAAGCTTAACTGGGGTAAGTCTGTTGTCTTAGGGTTGTTGATGGTCAGCCTTTTGTCTAGCTGTTCTAGTGTCGATGTAAGTGATTATCAAGGCACCAATCCCCCCTTAGTGTTAGAAAGCTTCTTTAATGGCCCGCTTAAGGCATCGGGCATTGTTGAGAACTTCAGTGGCAAAGTGATACGTCGGTTTAATGTGACTATGGAGGCGAGTTGGCAGGGGACGGAAGGCACCATCAAAGAGTGGTTTGTCTATGATGATGGTGAAACCCAAACTCGTATTTGGCGCATTAAATCCCAAGGGGAAGGGCAATACACTGGCAGGGCTGACGATATTATCGGTACTGCGGAAGGGAAGGCGAGCGGCAGTGCGCTGCGTTGGCGTTACGATATGCTACTGCCCGTAGATGGTGATGAATACCAAGTGCACTTTGATGATTGGATGTACTTAGTGAATGACAATACCATTATTAACCAAAGCGATATTATTAAATGGGGCGTCACTGTTGCCAAAGTGACCTTAGTGATCCAAAAGCATTAA
- a CDS encoding cytochrome b, translating into MFRNTKLNYGLIAIASHWLSAVVVIGLFAVGVWMVELTYYSAWYKTAPHWHKSIGVLLLAVTLFRLVWRLVNPKPAPEQNHQTWEKVSAHIAHGAIYLLLLVIMAAGILISTAEGRGIMVFDWFELPGLTPLIENQADIAGDIHQYAAYSLIALVLLHALGALKHHFIDKDSTLLKMIKFNRG; encoded by the coding sequence ATGTTTAGAAATACTAAGTTGAATTATGGACTTATTGCTATTGCCAGCCATTGGCTAAGTGCGGTTGTGGTGATTGGACTCTTTGCCGTCGGTGTGTGGATGGTGGAATTGACCTACTACAGTGCATGGTACAAAACGGCGCCACATTGGCATAAAAGCATTGGAGTTTTGCTGCTGGCGGTAACCCTGTTTCGTTTAGTTTGGCGTTTGGTTAATCCAAAGCCCGCTCCTGAGCAAAATCACCAGACATGGGAAAAGGTTAGCGCCCACATTGCCCATGGCGCGATTTACCTCTTATTACTAGTGATTATGGCCGCAGGTATTTTGATTTCGACGGCAGAGGGCCGTGGAATTATGGTGTTTGACTGGTTTGAGTTACCCGGCCTAACGCCACTGATTGAAAATCAGGCTGATATCGCGGGGGATATTCATCAATATGCCGCCTACAGCTTGATTGCTCTGGTTTTACTGCATGCGTTAGGCGCGTTAAAGCACCATTTTATCGATAAAGATTCAACACTACTCAAGATGATTAAATTTAACCGAGGATAA
- a CDS encoding YggL family protein produces MAKNRSRRLRKKMRVDEFQELGFDITWTFDASVSEADIDATVDKFIDEVIEARKLGFHGGGHIEWEGIIATQTIGKCTEEDVAAVKAFWAGQKVTQLEVSDLYDIWWS; encoded by the coding sequence ATGGCAAAGAATCGTAGCCGTCGTTTACGTAAGAAAATGCGCGTTGATGAATTCCAAGAGTTAGGTTTTGACATTACTTGGACCTTCGATGCATCTGTCTCTGAAGCCGATATTGATGCAACAGTCGATAAGTTTATCGATGAAGTCATTGAAGCCCGTAAGTTAGGTTTCCACGGCGGTGGTCATATCGAGTGGGAAGGTATTATTGCTACCCAAACTATCGGTAAGTGTACCGAAGAAGATGTTGCTGCAGTGAAGGCTTTCTGGGCGGGTCAAAAAGTGACTCAACTTGAAGTTAGCGATCTGTACGATATCTGGTGGAGTTAA
- the glsB gene encoding glutaminase B, whose product MPEQALLEEVVDKVRPLLGQGKVANYIPALANVDAGKLGIAVTTIDGETIGAGDYLEPFSIQSISKVFSLTLALTLYEETEIWSRVGKEPSGHSFNSLVQVELERGKPRNPFINAGALVIADLLQSRLGAPKHRMLELVRALSQNDKVCFDKQVADSEYQHSARNAAIAYLMKSFGNFQGDVDTVLRTYFHYCALKMNCADLSRAMLYLANRGKTLDGTELISQVQTRQLNALLATSGLYDGAGEFAYRVGMPGKSGVGGGIIAVIPGELSVCVWSPELDNQGNSLAGTAMLEHLSQRLGRSIF is encoded by the coding sequence ATGCCAGAACAGGCGTTATTAGAGGAAGTGGTCGACAAAGTTCGGCCCTTGCTCGGCCAAGGAAAGGTTGCTAATTATATCCCTGCGCTCGCCAATGTTGATGCTGGTAAACTGGGCATTGCTGTGACCACAATTGACGGTGAAACCATAGGCGCAGGCGATTACCTTGAGCCATTTTCAATTCAAAGTATTTCTAAAGTTTTCAGCTTAACCTTAGCGCTAACTTTATATGAAGAAACCGAAATTTGGAGCCGCGTCGGTAAAGAACCCTCGGGACACTCCTTCAATTCACTAGTCCAAGTTGAACTCGAGCGGGGTAAACCTCGCAATCCCTTTATTAATGCTGGCGCGTTAGTTATCGCTGACTTATTACAGAGCCGTTTAGGGGCGCCTAAGCATCGGATGTTGGAATTGGTCAGGGCGCTGAGTCAAAACGATAAAGTCTGTTTCGACAAGCAAGTGGCGGATTCTGAATATCAGCATAGTGCTCGCAATGCGGCCATCGCTTATCTGATGAAATCCTTCGGTAATTTTCAAGGCGATGTCGATACAGTGCTGCGCACTTATTTTCATTATTGCGCCTTAAAAATGAATTGCGCCGACCTATCGCGGGCGATGTTGTACTTAGCCAACCGTGGTAAAACCTTAGATGGCACTGAACTTATTTCGCAGGTGCAGACTCGGCAATTAAATGCCCTGTTAGCAACCTCAGGCTTGTATGACGGCGCAGGTGAGTTTGCCTATCGTGTTGGTATGCCTGGTAAAAGCGGTGTTGGCGGCGGCATTATTGCGGTGATCCCCGGGGAACTCTCGGTCTGCGTTTGGTCACCCGAATTAGACAATCAAGGTAACTCCCTCGCAGGGACGGCGATGCTTGAGCATCTCAGCCAGCGTCTCGGACGTTCAATCTTCTGA
- a CDS encoding DUF2878 domain-containing protein encodes MSSMAGNILNISKYQGFILYNSLSFQCVWWTGVLFGNRALLLSIPLLVLHFILLPRVETAAIPRDLSAMLKIGLLGMAVDSLLTLASVFEFSAFPAWLACLWLHFALSLHHSLKLIRAFAIVLQAILGAIFGSLSYLAGAAFHAVSLPYGEGVSAVFLAIIWAVLLPLFIKLSRSHRSMG; translated from the coding sequence ATGTCCTCTATGGCGGGAAACATACTCAATATCTCAAAATATCAGGGCTTTATACTCTATAACAGCTTGAGTTTTCAGTGTGTGTGGTGGACTGGCGTGTTGTTCGGCAATCGCGCGCTGTTACTGAGTATCCCTCTGTTAGTGCTGCATTTTATATTACTGCCGCGAGTGGAAACCGCCGCTATCCCGCGGGACTTAAGCGCAATGCTTAAGATTGGGTTACTCGGTATGGCGGTTGATAGCCTGCTAACGTTGGCTAGTGTATTTGAATTTTCCGCTTTTCCCGCTTGGTTGGCGTGTCTCTGGTTGCATTTTGCGTTGAGTTTGCACCATAGCCTTAAGCTTATCCGCGCCTTTGCGATCGTATTACAAGCCATTCTAGGGGCAATCTTCGGCAGCCTGAGTTACTTGGCTGGGGCCGCATTTCATGCCGTGAGCCTTCCCTATGGTGAGGGCGTGTCTGCGGTGTTTCTCGCGATTATTTGGGCTGTGTTATTGCCTCTTTTCATCAAACTCTCGCGCAGCCATAGGTCTATGGGATGA